A DNA window from Calliphora vicina chromosome 1, idCalVici1.1, whole genome shotgun sequence contains the following coding sequences:
- the LOC135951219 gene encoding homeotic protein proboscipedia-like gives MQEVCTALESQMGAQIKSESPLNALQVQTGQTVVPGVTATPQQVQQQATANVTAATATAMLINKMGPNCDKRVNANEAPYWMTASEGGFINSQPSMAEFLNHLSPESPKMMSGGGLVAVGGGGGGVTPVVGGYPVGVGGPPQTPDGMDSVPEYPWMKEKKTSRKNNNNSNQGDNAINVRLNEQQLDINGK, from the coding sequence atgcaagaaGTCTGTACAGCATTAGAAAGCCAAATGGGCGCACAAATCAAATCTGAATCACCGCTAAATGCACTGCAAGTGCAAACCGGTCAAACTGTGGTGCCCGGAGTGACAGCCACGCCACAGCAGGTGCAACAGCAGGCCACAGCCAATGTAACGGCTGCCACTGCCACAGCAATGCTAATCAACAAAATGGGACCAAACTGTGATAAACGAGTTAATGCCAATGAAGCACCCTACTGGATGACAGCCAGCGAGGGGGGTTTCATCAATTCGCAACCATCAATGGCAGAATTTCTCAATCACTTAAGTCCCGAAAGTCCAAAAATGATGAGTGGTGGTGGTTTGGTAGCTGTTGGTGGCGGCGGAGGAGGTGTAACACCAGTAGTCGGCGGATATCCGGTTGGTGTTGGTGGACCACCACAGACACCAGATGGCATGGATTCGGTGCCAGAATATCCCTGGATGAAGGAAAAGAAAACATCacgtaaaaataataataacagtaATCAAG